Proteins co-encoded in one Hymenobacter swuensis DY53 genomic window:
- a CDS encoding glycosyl-4,4'-diaponeurosporenoate acyltransferase CrtO family protein: MIPSPNSASPSKARLAFYNAVPSVLWSGLALGPLAGFCYLHMARPWLWGLLALSLLAYAVPRAWFGWWQLSKKPASYQHLGVPLINRVAQHGSLVNKLVRRRYPHYRHVRSGRRAVAALIGHSYHMERFHVAALLFFLFASGYAGAQGDWGWAALLTLLNVGYNLYPIWLQQYLRLRLTPPKNPAGTA, encoded by the coding sequence ATGATACCCTCCCCCAATTCCGCATCTCCGTCGAAGGCGCGGCTGGCTTTCTACAATGCGGTGCCGTCGGTGCTGTGGTCGGGGCTGGCGCTGGGGCCGCTGGCGGGGTTTTGCTACCTGCACATGGCGCGGCCGTGGCTGTGGGGGCTGCTGGCGCTGAGTTTGCTGGCGTATGCCGTGCCCCGGGCGTGGTTTGGATGGTGGCAGCTCAGCAAGAAACCGGCCTCGTACCAGCATTTGGGCGTACCGCTTATCAACCGCGTGGCCCAGCACGGCAGTCTCGTAAACAAGCTGGTGCGGCGGCGCTACCCGCACTATCGGCACGTGCGCAGCGGCCGGCGGGCCGTGGCGGCTCTCATCGGGCACAGCTACCACATGGAGCGGTTTCACGTGGCGGCGCTGCTGTTTTTTCTGTTCGCCAGTGGCTATGCTGGCGCGCAGGGGGACTGGGGCTGGGCGGCGCTGCTCACGCTGCTGAACGTGGGCTACAACCTGTACCCTATCTGGTTGCAACAGTACCTGCGGCTCCGTCTAACCCCACCGAAAAACCCCGCTGGAACAGCGTAG
- the rplU gene encoding 50S ribosomal protein L21, whose amino-acid sequence MYAIVNIAGKQTKVEANKFVYAHRLAGNVGDTVELGKALLTDDNGTLTIGSPELDVTVSGTILAHVKGDKVLVFKKKRRKGYKKLNGHRQQFTKVLINSIG is encoded by the coding sequence ATGTACGCAATTGTCAACATAGCCGGGAAGCAGACTAAGGTCGAAGCCAATAAATTTGTATACGCCCACCGTTTGGCTGGCAACGTCGGCGACACCGTGGAGCTGGGCAAAGCCCTGCTGACCGATGATAACGGAACCCTCACCATTGGCTCGCCCGAGCTGGACGTTACCGTAAGCGGTACCATCCTGGCCCACGTAAAAGGCGACAAGGTGTTGGTATTCAAGAAGAAGCGCCGCAAGGGCTACAAGAAGCTGAACGGCCACCGTCAGCAGTTCACCAAAGTTCTAATCAACAGCATCGGCTAG
- the rpmA gene encoding 50S ribosomal protein L27, giving the protein MAHKKGVGSSNNGRESESKRLGVKIFGGQSIISGNIIVRQRGTKHHPGQNVGIGKDHTLFAMIDGTVQFRKGRKDRSFVSVLPAAVEAAEVHTSATASAAE; this is encoded by the coding sequence ATGGCACACAAGAAAGGCGTAGGTAGCTCCAATAACGGCCGCGAATCAGAATCCAAGCGCTTGGGCGTGAAGATCTTCGGTGGTCAGTCCATCATTTCCGGTAACATCATTGTGCGTCAGCGCGGCACCAAGCACCACCCCGGCCAAAACGTGGGTATCGGCAAGGACCACACCCTGTTCGCTATGATTGACGGCACGGTGCAGTTCCGCAAGGGCCGCAAAGACCGTTCGTTCGTATCGGTTCTGCCGGCTGCCGTTGAGGCTGCTGAAGTGCACACGTCGGCTACGGCTTCGGCCGCCGAGTAG
- a CDS encoding ribonucleoside-diphosphate reductase small subunit, producing the protein MEPLLTENPNRFVLFPIQHDDVWQMYKKAEASFWTAEEIDLSQDQKDWEALSDNERHFISHVLAFFAASDGIVNENLAVNFMQEVQMAEARCFYGFQVMMENIHSETYSLLIDTYIKDPKQKDYLFNALETVPCVKKKGDWAIKWINSENFTERLIAFAAVEGIFFSGSFCSIFWLKKRGLMPGLTFSNELISRDEGLHCDFACLLYKDHLQNKLPEARVHEIIRDAVQIEQEFVTDALPVNLIGMNAKTMSQYIEFVADRLLESLGYSKIYGASNPFDFMEMISLQGKTNFFEKRVAEYQKAGVMSERTENAFSLDEDF; encoded by the coding sequence ATGGAACCTCTGCTCACCGAGAACCCCAACCGATTTGTTCTTTTCCCCATCCAGCACGACGACGTGTGGCAGATGTACAAGAAGGCGGAAGCTTCCTTCTGGACGGCCGAGGAAATTGACCTCTCGCAGGACCAGAAAGACTGGGAAGCCCTCAGCGACAACGAACGGCACTTCATCAGCCACGTGCTGGCCTTCTTCGCGGCCTCCGACGGCATCGTGAACGAAAACCTGGCCGTGAACTTTATGCAGGAGGTGCAGATGGCCGAGGCCCGCTGCTTCTATGGCTTCCAGGTGATGATGGAAAACATCCACTCGGAAACCTACTCGCTGCTGATCGACACTTACATCAAAGACCCCAAGCAGAAGGACTACCTCTTCAACGCCCTGGAAACGGTGCCGTGCGTGAAGAAGAAAGGCGACTGGGCCATCAAGTGGATCAACTCGGAGAACTTCACCGAGCGCCTTATTGCCTTCGCGGCCGTGGAAGGCATCTTCTTCTCGGGCTCGTTCTGCTCGATTTTCTGGCTGAAAAAGCGCGGCCTCATGCCCGGCCTCACGTTCTCCAACGAGCTGATTTCCCGTGACGAGGGCCTGCACTGCGACTTCGCCTGCCTCCTTTACAAAGACCATCTGCAGAATAAGCTGCCCGAAGCCCGCGTACATGAAATCATCCGGGATGCCGTGCAGATTGAGCAGGAGTTTGTGACCGATGCGCTGCCAGTGAACCTAATTGGCATGAACGCCAAGACGATGAGCCAGTACATCGAGTTTGTAGCCGACCGCCTGCTGGAGTCGTTGGGTTACAGCAAGATCTACGGCGCAAGCAACCCCTTCGACTTCATGGAAATGATTTCGCTGCAGGGCAAAACCAACTTCTTCGAGAAGCGCGTGGCCGAGTACCAGAAGGCCGGCGTGATGAGCGAGCGGACTGAAAACGCCTTCTCCCTGGACGAGGATTTTTAA
- the ribD gene encoding bifunctional diaminohydroxyphosphoribosylaminopyrimidine deaminase/5-amino-6-(5-phosphoribosylamino)uracil reductase RibD, translating to MAFSDFDHLMMYRALDLARLGTGFTRPNPLVGCVITHEGRIIGEGWHRQYGGPHAEVNAVQSVAEPQLLPGSRVYVTLEPCSHFGKTPPCADLLIEKQVAEVVVCNLDPNPLVAGQGMQKLRDAGIRVETGLLEAEGRWLNRRFFTFQEQQRPYVVLKWAETADGYLAGPYFQPVPISGEMARMAVHQWRAEEQAILVGTRTALHDNPRLNVREWPGQSPLRLVIDKNLSLPPTHHLFDSSQPTIVYTYRERAAREGVDYVTLSEAEDLFPQILQNLARRNVQSVLVEGGPTVLNSLLKDGLWDEARVIRAPKRLGGGVPAPHLGLAGLREQFPLGEDEVFIYRRNC from the coding sequence ATGGCTTTCTCCGATTTCGACCACCTGATGATGTACCGCGCCCTGGATCTGGCCCGGTTAGGAACCGGCTTCACCCGGCCCAACCCCTTGGTAGGCTGCGTCATCACCCATGAAGGCCGCATCATCGGAGAAGGCTGGCACCGGCAGTACGGCGGGCCGCACGCGGAAGTTAACGCCGTGCAGTCGGTGGCGGAGCCGCAGTTGCTGCCCGGCAGCCGGGTGTACGTGACGCTGGAGCCCTGCTCCCACTTCGGCAAAACCCCGCCCTGCGCCGACCTGCTCATCGAAAAGCAGGTAGCCGAAGTAGTAGTCTGTAACCTCGACCCCAACCCGCTAGTAGCCGGCCAGGGCATGCAGAAGCTCCGCGACGCCGGTATTCGGGTGGAAACTGGTTTGCTGGAAGCTGAAGGGCGCTGGCTGAACCGCCGCTTCTTCACGTTTCAGGAGCAGCAGCGGCCCTATGTCGTGCTGAAATGGGCTGAAACAGCCGACGGCTACTTAGCCGGCCCATACTTTCAACCAGTGCCTATCAGTGGAGAAATGGCCCGGATGGCCGTGCACCAGTGGCGGGCCGAGGAGCAGGCTATTCTGGTGGGCACCCGCACCGCGCTGCACGATAATCCCCGCCTGAACGTGCGCGAGTGGCCCGGCCAGAGCCCGTTACGGCTGGTCATCGACAAAAATCTGAGCCTGCCGCCTACCCATCATTTATTCGACAGTTCCCAACCAACAATAGTCTACACGTACCGGGAGCGGGCCGCCAGGGAGGGCGTCGACTATGTGACGCTCTCCGAAGCGGAAGACCTATTCCCCCAGATTCTGCAGAATCTGGCGCGGCGCAATGTGCAGTCGGTGCTGGTGGAAGGCGGCCCCACGGTACTCAACTCCTTACTGAAGGATGGCCTGTGGGACGAAGCCCGCGTGATTCGGGCGCCTAAACGGCTGGGCGGCGGCGTTCCGGCCCCGCACTTGGGCTTGGCCGGATTGCGCGAACAGTTTCCCTTGGGCGAAGACGAAGTATTCATCTACCGCCGAAACTGCTGA
- a CDS encoding metallophosphoesterase, giving the protein MTASLLSAGRWVLLWFGLLMATRSYGQRFAAIGDYGYAGPAERDVANLVKSWDPEFILTLGDNNYDLGDSMTIDQNIGQYYHAYIGNYKGRYGPRASTNRFFPSLGNHDYYTRNGEAYRDYFTLPGNGRYYDFVRGDVHFFALDSDPAEPDGVSATSVQAQWLRARLAASTTRWKVVYLHHAPYSSGGHGNTPALQWPFREWGASVVLAGHDHHYERLLVDGLPYFVNGLGGRSIRSIKPQRVAGSQFGSTGEYGAMLLNATPDSLMLQFFTRNRMLVDSYVLQRPGGTVPRLYPISPNPVLESATAEVFLPAAAAVQLRILNSVGQEVSSLHQGALRAGWHRFSWQRNSLPAGMYYVQLSGSGISQVTRVMVL; this is encoded by the coding sequence ATGACTGCTTCTCTTCTCTCAGCCGGACGTTGGGTATTGCTCTGGTTTGGCTTACTAATGGCCACCCGCAGTTACGGGCAGCGCTTCGCTGCCATTGGCGACTATGGCTACGCCGGCCCGGCCGAGCGGGACGTAGCCAATCTGGTTAAAAGCTGGGACCCGGAGTTTATCCTAACCCTCGGCGACAACAACTACGACCTAGGCGACTCGATGACCATCGACCAGAACATCGGGCAGTACTACCACGCTTATATCGGCAACTACAAGGGTCGTTATGGGCCCCGGGCTTCTACCAACCGGTTTTTTCCCTCACTCGGCAACCATGATTACTACACCCGTAATGGGGAAGCCTACCGCGACTATTTTACCTTGCCCGGTAATGGCCGGTACTATGATTTTGTGCGCGGCGACGTCCATTTCTTTGCCCTCGACAGCGACCCGGCCGAGCCCGATGGCGTGAGTGCTACCTCGGTGCAGGCCCAATGGCTGCGGGCCCGGCTGGCCGCTTCCACGACCCGCTGGAAGGTGGTGTACCTGCACCATGCTCCGTACTCTTCAGGAGGACACGGTAATACGCCCGCACTGCAATGGCCTTTCCGGGAATGGGGAGCCTCGGTGGTGCTGGCTGGCCACGACCACCACTACGAGCGGCTGTTGGTAGATGGCCTGCCGTACTTTGTGAACGGTCTGGGTGGGCGGAGCATTCGCAGCATCAAGCCGCAGCGGGTGGCGGGCAGCCAGTTCGGCTCCACGGGAGAATACGGGGCCATGCTGCTTAACGCCACCCCCGACAGCCTGATGCTGCAGTTCTTCACCCGCAACCGCATGTTGGTTGATTCCTACGTGTTGCAGCGCCCAGGCGGTACTGTACCGAGGCTGTACCCGATAAGCCCCAACCCGGTGCTGGAAAGCGCAACCGCTGAGGTATTTCTGCCCGCCGCCGCTGCCGTGCAGTTACGCATACTGAACAGCGTAGGGCAGGAGGTGAGTAGCTTGCACCAAGGTGCCTTGCGTGCGGGCTGGCACCGTTTTTCGTGGCAACGGAACTCGCTCCCGGCCGGCATGTACTACGTGCAGCTGTCGGGCTCCGGCATTTCTCAGGTGACGCGGGTAATGGTATTGTAG
- a CDS encoding CotH kinase family protein, which produces MGLLLTRSMLLWLCALVCFSSAAVAGDTLTIAPHFYHVDHQQRLILINQRTADLPVSVQNARRYLALDHTYSLAAPLTAVATDSVYQARYDGTAYTVYFAQLPVVRITTRHVIADTPSVYAQFRLLEPTGRITESDLGIEIRGGFSQSYPKKSYELSFWSDSTGQESADVSLLGMRTDNKYNLQALYNEPLRIRSKTANALWQEIHQIYYKTAEPDAKNGISAEYTEVFLNGRYLGLYTLTERIDRKQLKLKKYSKGITGELYKGAGWDGATTFTSLPPFDNTSEIWGGFEYKHPEEEIDWTRLHGFVDFVENSSDEDFYRTYQQKFHLGNAVDYYIFLNLLRAGDNTGKNIYIAKYKQGEPYYYVPWDLDGVFGTDWTGSETGEATDILSNGFYDRLLNDCSANGFRARLRARWTELRRNVITQQRIMAKLEANSTTLLSNNVYAREQLAWPAFQPSSAQLPYIATWLTARLNLLDKVFSEPCSPLTATLAPQTAQLQLYPNPTTDYLTVEAPVGTYELSIRDLSGRMVLQTVLRGTQNRVDVRHLTKGVYVATVQGNATVKTIRLLIN; this is translated from the coding sequence ATGGGCCTACTCCTTACCCGTTCCATGCTATTGTGGCTATGCGCGCTGGTATGCTTCTCCTCCGCTGCCGTAGCCGGTGATACGCTTACCATCGCCCCGCATTTTTACCACGTAGACCACCAGCAGCGGCTGATTCTCATTAACCAGCGAACGGCCGATCTGCCGGTTTCAGTTCAGAATGCCCGGCGTTACCTGGCCCTGGACCATACGTATAGCCTAGCGGCTCCGCTGACGGCCGTGGCTACCGATTCAGTGTACCAGGCGCGCTACGATGGCACGGCCTACACAGTGTACTTTGCTCAGCTGCCAGTGGTGCGTATTACCACCCGCCACGTTATTGCCGATACGCCCAGCGTGTACGCGCAGTTCCGGCTTCTGGAGCCCACCGGCCGCATCACGGAATCGGACCTGGGCATTGAAATTCGGGGGGGCTTTTCGCAGTCGTATCCCAAGAAATCCTACGAGCTGAGCTTCTGGAGTGACAGCACGGGCCAGGAATCGGCCGATGTGTCGTTGCTGGGCATGCGGACCGATAACAAATACAACCTGCAGGCCCTCTACAACGAGCCGTTGCGCATCCGAAGCAAAACGGCCAACGCGCTGTGGCAGGAGATTCACCAGATCTATTACAAAACGGCCGAACCCGACGCCAAGAACGGCATCAGCGCGGAGTACACGGAAGTGTTCCTGAACGGCCGCTACCTAGGCCTGTACACGCTTACCGAACGGATTGACCGCAAGCAACTCAAGCTCAAAAAGTACAGCAAGGGCATTACGGGCGAACTGTACAAAGGTGCCGGCTGGGACGGGGCCACCACCTTCACTTCCCTCCCGCCCTTCGATAACACCAGCGAAATCTGGGGCGGTTTTGAGTACAAGCACCCCGAGGAGGAAATCGACTGGACGCGGCTGCACGGCTTCGTTGATTTCGTGGAGAACAGCTCGGATGAGGACTTTTACCGCACTTATCAACAGAAGTTTCACCTGGGCAACGCGGTGGATTACTATATCTTCCTGAACCTGCTGCGCGCCGGCGACAACACGGGCAAGAACATCTACATCGCCAAATACAAGCAGGGCGAGCCCTACTACTACGTACCCTGGGACCTGGACGGCGTGTTCGGCACCGACTGGACCGGCTCAGAAACGGGTGAAGCGACGGACATTCTCTCCAACGGCTTCTACGACCGGCTCCTCAACGACTGCTCAGCCAACGGCTTCCGGGCCCGGCTGCGCGCCCGCTGGACCGAGCTGCGCCGCAACGTGATTACTCAGCAACGCATTATGGCCAAGCTGGAAGCCAACAGCACCACCCTGCTCAGCAACAACGTGTACGCCCGCGAACAGCTGGCCTGGCCGGCTTTCCAGCCGTCCTCAGCCCAGCTGCCCTACATTGCCACTTGGCTGACGGCCCGCCTGAACCTGCTCGACAAAGTATTCAGTGAGCCTTGCTCGCCGCTTACGGCCACCCTGGCCCCGCAGACGGCCCAGTTGCAGCTCTACCCCAACCCCACTACCGACTACCTGACCGTGGAAGCCCCCGTCGGCACCTACGAGCTGAGTATCCGGGACCTGAGCGGCCGGATGGTGCTGCAAACCGTGCTGCGCGGCACTCAGAACAGGGTAGATGTGCGCCACCTGACCAAGGGAGTGTACGTGGCTACCGTGCAGGGCAACGCCACTGTGAAAACCATCCGCCTGCTTATCAACTAA
- a CDS encoding Crp/Fnr family transcriptional regulator, with translation MQQQLREHLEQIVSLTDEEFALVQAQFTSRQVRKHQFLIREGEQVREMYFVVTGLLKLVHTDAAGRVHVVSFAQEDWWEGDFAAYLAQTPATLSLQCLEDTAVWCLPLAGYEYLCRQLPQMARFFLVKFARGGVAAQQRILSLLALPARERYELLLRQYPRLPQRVSKTLLAAYLGVSRETLSRLAEPTQAAKKVS, from the coding sequence ATGCAGCAGCAGTTACGGGAGCATCTGGAACAAATAGTGTCGCTGACGGATGAGGAGTTTGCGCTGGTGCAGGCGCAGTTTACCAGCCGGCAGGTGCGCAAACATCAGTTTCTGATTCGGGAGGGGGAGCAGGTGCGGGAGATGTACTTTGTGGTGACCGGCCTGCTGAAGCTGGTGCATACCGACGCGGCGGGCCGTGTCCACGTCGTGTCGTTTGCGCAGGAAGACTGGTGGGAGGGCGACTTCGCGGCTTACTTAGCCCAGACGCCGGCCACGTTGTCGCTGCAATGCCTCGAAGACACGGCCGTGTGGTGCCTGCCGCTGGCAGGCTACGAATACCTCTGCCGCCAGCTACCCCAGATGGCGCGTTTTTTTCTGGTCAAGTTTGCGCGGGGTGGGGTGGCCGCGCAGCAGCGCATCCTGTCGTTGCTGGCCCTGCCGGCCCGCGAGCGGTACGAGTTGCTCCTGCGCCAGTACCCCAGGCTGCCCCAACGGGTTTCCAAGACATTGCTGGCCGCTTACCTGGGCGTATCGCGCGAAACCCTGAGCCGGCTGGCTGAGCCCACCCAAGCTGCCAAAAAAGTGAGCTAA
- a CDS encoding DUF3800 domain-containing protein — MYVDESGDPGKYMGSNSPHYILSGLIISIDDWSSAIDRLVKFRELVQKATGLSKRVELHSSEIIRPHKLDAYKSIHKSVRVQLLKSFVGEMHVFFPNSKILSICLDKNKLTQYDEYQEVAWKRLIQRYDTFLRKSKTKGIIIADDTNDAALRRLIRKMRVYNPIESKFGGLHNPVINNIIEDIFHRSSSHSYFIQAVDAIAYCLYRKEYPKGSLKKFGFQYIFDSLDSLLLKEAASSDPQGIVRR, encoded by the coding sequence ATGTACGTTGACGAGAGTGGCGACCCAGGAAAATATATGGGTAGTAATTCACCTCATTACATCTTAAGTGGACTTATTATCTCAATCGACGATTGGTCCAGTGCCATTGACCGTTTAGTCAAGTTTAGGGAGCTAGTACAGAAAGCGACTGGTCTTAGCAAGCGTGTTGAACTACACAGCAGTGAGATTATTCGGCCGCATAAACTGGACGCGTATAAATCTATACATAAGTCAGTGCGAGTTCAGCTGTTAAAGAGCTTTGTAGGCGAAATGCATGTATTTTTTCCTAATAGCAAAATCCTAAGTATATGTTTAGACAAAAATAAACTCACCCAATACGATGAATATCAAGAAGTGGCTTGGAAGCGCTTAATCCAACGATATGACACATTTCTACGCAAGTCCAAAACCAAAGGAATAATTATTGCTGACGACACTAATGACGCAGCGCTTCGGAGACTAATTCGTAAAATGAGAGTTTATAACCCGATAGAATCCAAGTTTGGAGGGCTTCACAATCCGGTAATAAACAATATCATTGAAGACATATTTCACCGATCATCATCCCATTCATACTTTATCCAAGCGGTTGACGCTATTGCGTACTGCTTGTACCGTAAGGAATATCCTAAAGGCAGTTTGAAGAAATTCGGCTTTCAATATATATTCGATTCATTAGATAGTCTACTTCTAAAAGAAGCTGCTTCTAGTGACCCTCAAGGTATAGTTAGGCGCTAA
- a CDS encoding ribonucleoside-diphosphate reductase subunit alpha, with protein MLVLKRDGRRESVKFDKVTARIEKLCYGLNQNFISPIEVAKKVIDGIYDGVTTVELDNLAAETAASLTTKHPDYAILAARIAVSNLHKVTSKSFSSTMKRLHTYEDPKTGENASLIAQDVWEIVHAHAATLDSAIIYDRDYNYDYFGFKTLERSYLLRLDGKVVERPQHMLMRVAVGIHKEDIAAAIETYNLMSERWFTHATPTLFNAGTPKPQLSSCFLLTMKDDSIEGIYDTLKNCALISQSAGGIGLAVHNVRATGSYIKGTNGTSNGLVPMLKVFNDTARYVDQGGGKRKGAFAIYLEPWHADIIDFLDLKKNHGKEEMRARDLFFALWTPDLFMKRVEANGDWTLMCPHECPGLDTTYGEEFEKLYQKYEREGKGRRTMKAQELWFAILESQTETGTPYMLFKDAANSKSNQKNLGTIKSSNLCTEIMEYTDENEIAVCNLASLALPRYVRPDDAGNLFFDHQKLYDVTYHATLNLNKVIDINYYPVIEAERSNRRHRPIGLGVQGLADTFIALRMPFESDEASGLNKDIFETIYFAAMTASKDLAIRDGHYETFPGSPLSEGKFQFDLWNVQPDSGRWDWDTLRAQVMEHGVRNSLLVAPMPTASTAQILGNNESFEPYTSNIYVRRVLSGEFMVVNKHLLKDLVKLGLWNEQMKNAIIAANGSVQDIPSIPQNIKDLYKTVWEISQRRIIDMSADRGAYICQSQSLNLHVLNVNFGKLTSMHFHSWKKGLKTGMYYLRTKAAADAIKFTVQKQAAETLEPLNVSAQNASDMACSLDNPDACEACGS; from the coding sequence ATGTTGGTACTCAAACGCGACGGCCGCCGCGAATCCGTGAAGTTCGATAAGGTTACGGCCCGCATCGAGAAGCTTTGCTATGGCCTCAACCAGAATTTCATTTCCCCGATTGAAGTAGCCAAGAAGGTTATCGACGGGATTTACGACGGCGTAACCACCGTGGAGCTGGACAACTTGGCCGCCGAAACCGCCGCCTCGCTCACCACCAAGCACCCCGACTACGCCATCCTGGCCGCCCGCATTGCCGTGAGCAACCTGCATAAGGTTACCAGCAAGTCGTTCAGCAGCACCATGAAGCGGCTGCACACCTACGAGGACCCCAAAACTGGCGAAAACGCTTCCCTGATTGCCCAGGACGTGTGGGAAATCGTGCACGCACACGCCGCCACGCTGGATTCGGCCATCATCTACGACCGGGACTATAACTACGACTACTTCGGCTTCAAGACGCTGGAGCGCAGCTACCTGCTCCGCCTCGACGGTAAGGTGGTGGAGCGGCCCCAGCACATGCTAATGCGCGTGGCCGTGGGCATCCACAAAGAGGACATTGCCGCCGCCATCGAGACGTATAACCTCATGAGCGAGCGGTGGTTCACGCACGCCACGCCTACGCTGTTCAACGCCGGCACGCCCAAGCCCCAGCTCAGCTCCTGCTTCCTGCTCACGATGAAGGATGACTCCATCGAGGGCATCTATGACACGCTGAAGAACTGCGCCCTAATTTCGCAGAGCGCCGGTGGCATTGGGCTGGCCGTGCACAACGTGCGCGCTACGGGCTCCTACATCAAAGGCACCAACGGCACTTCCAACGGCCTCGTGCCCATGCTGAAGGTGTTCAACGACACGGCCCGTTACGTGGATCAGGGGGGAGGAAAGCGCAAGGGCGCTTTTGCCATCTACCTGGAGCCCTGGCACGCCGACATCATCGACTTCCTGGACCTCAAGAAAAACCACGGCAAGGAAGAGATGCGCGCCCGCGACCTGTTCTTCGCCCTCTGGACGCCCGACCTGTTCATGAAGCGCGTGGAAGCCAACGGCGACTGGACCCTGATGTGCCCCCACGAGTGCCCCGGCCTGGATACCACCTACGGCGAGGAGTTCGAGAAGCTCTACCAGAAGTATGAGCGCGAAGGCAAAGGCCGCCGCACCATGAAGGCCCAGGAGCTGTGGTTCGCCATTCTGGAAAGCCAGACTGAGACCGGCACGCCTTACATGCTGTTCAAGGACGCCGCCAACAGCAAGAGCAACCAGAAAAACCTCGGCACCATCAAGAGCTCCAACCTCTGCACCGAGATTATGGAGTACACCGACGAGAACGAAATTGCCGTGTGCAACCTCGCCTCGCTGGCCCTCCCCCGCTACGTGCGCCCCGACGACGCCGGCAACCTGTTCTTCGACCACCAGAAGCTCTACGATGTTACGTACCACGCCACGCTGAACCTGAACAAGGTTATCGACATCAATTACTACCCCGTAATTGAGGCCGAGCGCAGCAACCGCCGCCACCGCCCCATCGGGCTGGGCGTGCAGGGCCTGGCCGATACGTTCATTGCTCTGCGCATGCCCTTCGAGAGCGACGAAGCCAGCGGCCTGAACAAGGACATCTTCGAGACCATCTACTTCGCGGCCATGACGGCCTCCAAGGATTTGGCCATCCGCGACGGCCACTACGAAACCTTCCCCGGCTCGCCGCTGAGCGAGGGCAAATTCCAGTTCGACCTCTGGAACGTGCAGCCTGACTCGGGCCGCTGGGACTGGGACACGCTGCGCGCCCAAGTAATGGAGCACGGCGTGCGCAACTCCCTGCTGGTAGCCCCCATGCCTACGGCCTCCACGGCTCAGATTCTGGGCAATAACGAGTCGTTTGAGCCGTACACCTCCAACATTTATGTGCGCCGCGTGCTGAGCGGCGAGTTCATGGTGGTGAACAAGCACCTGCTGAAAGACCTGGTGAAGCTGGGTCTGTGGAATGAGCAGATGAAAAACGCCATCATTGCCGCCAACGGCTCGGTGCAGGACATCCCCAGCATCCCGCAGAACATCAAGGATCTGTACAAGACGGTGTGGGAGATTTCGCAACGCCGCATCATTGATATGTCGGCCGACCGGGGCGCGTACATCTGCCAGAGCCAGAGCCTGAACCTGCACGTGCTGAACGTGAACTTCGGCAAGCTCACCAGCATGCACTTCCACTCGTGGAAGAAGGGCCTGAAAACCGGCATGTACTACCTGCGCACCAAAGCCGCCGCCGACGCCATCAAGTTCACGGTGCAGAAGCAAGCCGCCGAGACCCTGGAGCCGCTGAATGTATCGGCCCAGAACGCCTCCGACATGGCCTGCTCACTGGATAACCCAGACGCCTGCGAGGCTTGCGGTTCGTAA
- a CDS encoding RidA family protein gives MEKRAINPWQWQAHSGYQQAVEVSQPSATLYCAGQAAIDAQGTPSTGDMRAQLQQVLSNVEQVVTTAGYQCRDIVQLRVYTTDTAALFGEGGSFDVFTDWVARHGIQAAATMVEVNFLAYEGLQVEVEATAVR, from the coding sequence ATGGAAAAGCGAGCAATCAATCCGTGGCAGTGGCAAGCGCACAGCGGCTACCAGCAAGCCGTAGAAGTAAGTCAGCCATCCGCCACGCTCTATTGCGCGGGGCAGGCCGCCATCGACGCCCAAGGCACGCCCAGCACCGGCGACATGCGGGCCCAACTGCAGCAAGTACTCAGTAATGTGGAGCAAGTGGTAACGACGGCCGGCTACCAGTGCCGCGACATTGTGCAGCTGCGCGTGTACACGACCGATACGGCCGCGCTGTTTGGTGAGGGCGGAAGCTTTGATGTATTCACCGATTGGGTAGCCCGGCACGGCATCCAGGCAGCGGCTACGATGGTAGAAGTAAATTTCCTGGCCTACGAGGGGCTACAAGTGGAAGTGGAAGCCACGGCCGTGCGCTAG